The Alnus glutinosa chromosome 1, dhAlnGlut1.1, whole genome shotgun sequence region AGTGGAGGAGGTAGGACATCGATGAGGCcgatcaattttgagaggaggCAAAAGCCGCAAAACGGTCCATAAGTTACTTGTGACGTCGGGCCTGTTTGATAGGCTTGTATGGGCTTATCCACGGTGTTACGGCTTTTAATATTAaactagtatttttttatttttcatatcaaGTATTTTCGACACTAATAATTTTACGTTTGCTAATGTATTTGGaaaagtgtttttctttttctttttttgtttaaaaaagtattttaatcttcatataaaaaaaaaaaaaaaagtattttaatcaATTGTAAAGGGgagaaatttttttagaaatgtatTCTGATGAAGTTCAcgtttggaaaaatatttttctataaagTAGTACAtctatttatttgaaaaaaaaaaaaaaaaaaccaaataaatataaagttttacttcaaaaaaaaattaaaaaattgaccCCTCCATATAGGGTGGCCACACATCCACTCTTATCATTCTTAtcattcttttacttttttaaaataataaattagctCATGCCTCTTCAATAGTAAAAGACTTGTTttgtaaaaggaaaaaagactCGTATGCAACTATTGTGTACTTTTGTAGAGACACGAGATGAGACCCATATAATAAATCTCATTAGAGTGGGTTCCGGCATTCCAATCAGgtctttttgtcaaaatattcttacaacaagatacaaatatatatatatatatatataaagtcataTTGGGGTGGTTTCAGTGTTCCACCCCATTTTACATTCGGAAAAGAATACAAAAACAAGGTCACATTTATGATAAGACTACAACTTACTCAATAAAATCCATAtctttcaaaatattaaatgagagAAAGATtcgataattaaattttacagcCTCCATCGTTGGTTTATAGTAATATATAGTAAGGTGGGTTATGAACGATGCTAATTAACATTCATCCATTGTCGTCTAGGCTTACACATGCGGGGTATGTTTGGCTCACATGGCGGTGGTCGATCTTTGACCGCTAACACGTTCATTTGCTTCGTATACATACATAAACAcacaggtatatatatatacattttttttgtaatatcattaaacaaaaaagtttaagaaaatGAGTTTAGACCCACTGTGTTATAATAACGTACTACTtatatttatgatatttttttatatttaaataaatgttttttttttttattttaagtcgtttgttattgtatttgaaaaaaagtgaaaaattcaaactaaaaaaaaaaacaagaatacaGTACGTTTAGACAAGCAATTCATCTGAAAATGGTTTAGAGTAGAGTATAAGTCAgatcatttttaatttcttccacTTTTGAGTATAATTTTtcattgttatatatataatcctttATCTAATAATTTCCACTTCACCAAATGCAAAAGAATaaggaaataattattttttttaaaaaaaaaaaaaattggaatgtgTTATTCATACATCACATTACTCTACATTAATTATataccaagacacattgggtgtgAAACCTATGTATATGGGACTCAGATGCATGAATCTTACACCCCATGTGTCTTGTTGTAGGATTGATATATGATAATGTGACgtataaaaatcattttccattttcaaaatcaaCTTACACAAAagccaaatataatttttttaaaaaaaactgaccGACATTATACTTTTTCTTGGTTCcgctttcttatattttatattcttttacaCAATGGTTTTAACCCCAAAATCCCGATCTTTGAGAACCGGAACGAGGCAACAAGATTAATTTACTCAACCCAAGCGTCGAATTTAACATAATTAATAATGTTACTCATCATACTAAATTGAATaacatgttttaaatgtttttttttatgctaattatttaaaaaataaaaaataaaaacatttagccacttaattaaattttttgtcaTATAAACCGGTGTAAAATTGGTGGGAATGTAGTGTAATCATTAAACTCATTTAAAGCATACACATGGAGGTAATAGGGCCAAAATTGACTGCCTAATTAAGACAAATGTAAACTAAATTATATATTCAGATTATGTCCTCCAgataaatagaaaatgaaacatTAAACTGATAATAAATGAGTCAAATAAATGGAGGGTGAATCAAAGAACCAAGGTCCAAGGAGGTTGTTTAGAGTAAATCTTCTTGCACATGATTTGTGTACACAATTTGTACACTGCAACAAGCATTATATTTCCCGGTTGTTTAACTCTGACCGACAAGGACATCCTTATAGGGAGTTGGGCCCGGTACCAGTCCTGCTTCCTCGGCTTGCCTTTGCCTTGTCCTCTGCTCTTCAATGATGAGGGGGAGCTGGCCTTCCCTTTCTTGGCTCAGTCGTTCTTGTGCCCCTCCCCGCAGTTTCTCCAGCCTTAGTCCTTCAATTTGCTGCATCGTGTACACCTTAACTACATTTATTAATCCCCCAACAAAGAACAGTATGCTTCCAAAAATCCCCAGCCAGATCCAAGTCAGACCCTGCATACAGACATTAATTTCGAAGAATTAAAAAACTTATCTTGCACTAGTACTCAAATTGTCGATCTGGCAATCTTTTCTCCAATTAATcattacttatatttttttttattaagttaaatatatatgtattttttaagtCTAAAAATTACGTTCGAATCTATCAAAATTAGATTTGATATCTCAttcatattttcatattttgaccCTTTCGAATGAGAAATTCTGGTTCTGATTCCGTCCCTAGATGGTGAGATGTTGTAAGGCAAGGATGCCAACTCTCCTTCCATTATAAACTTCTTGCGCTGGAGGGAGGCGGCTAACTTCGCGCCTCGCCTGTGTTGGGATCACAGGAGGGAGTCGGCACTGATCGATGAGGAGGAATAAAGCTATAGCTTGAATAATCCAAACTTGTGTCGAAGTTGATCGTCAATGAATCCAGGGGTTCCATTTCTCAATTGGTGCAGTAAGTTTGGATCTCCAATCATTACTTAAGTGATGTATTAGGTCTATTTATATGGATTggaatatatatacttatcatGTATTGCCCAATTTGTGACTCAATTTTTAGGgacattttatgttttttggtcGGATATGATTGTTTATTTTGGAGTCAAAACGATAAATTAAAGCAGTTCACGTACATCTAtaactcaaaataaaataaaataaaataaaaaactcgaAGATTGGATTAATGGGTAACTTACTAGTAGCTCTAGTCCATGATGGATCGACCCAGATTGCTCGTGACTGTTGAGAATTGCACCCACCACGAACAACAAACTTCCCATCAGGAACGGGATGAGGACACCGTGCTGCAATATTTGGACATGCCCACCAGCTCTCTCATAGATTTGGCATGAGTTGTGGATCGATCCAAGCATCCATAAAACAGAGCCAGCAATGAGCATGTTCATACCATGCTTTTCCAATTTGAAGTAACCATATCCTTTCTCTTCCTGCAATTTGCGGTTGcaacaaataacaaatagaaACTTGTAGAAACTGTTACTGCATGTATAAACACTCATCTAAACAAACTATATAGAATTATAcagtagagaaaaaaaaaagttaattaatttgctaacatcactcattaaacattacatatattatacatgtatatacctgaataaaaagaaaaaggatccccaagaagaaaagaagcgATCCCAGAACCTGAACCAGCGGAACAGCAAGCTCCACGAGCGCGAGCTGCGGGTCGAACCCCATCAACTGCAAGCGGTAATCGACCCCAGCAAGATGCGCCACAAGGTCATGCACATTAACCATTATTATAAGCGCCACGGCTATGAGCAAAAGCACAAGACCAGACTTTGGCTCGCCTGAGAACTGAGCCGCAAACCCACTGAGAAGCACAATGGTGGCGAACACGTATAGGCCCGCGTTTATGTACTCCGACCGGCTTCGGGCCAGCCGGGGTCCGTACATTCGGCCTTCTCGTGCCGATGCTAGCTTCACCATTTTAATAGATATGTATTATAAATATCTTATGGGATAAGAAAAACAGATCGAAAAAAGATTTTGATGCAAAATCCTACTCTACTTGGCTTTATAAAGTTCTTCTTCgttctttatctctttcttgGTCTTGGTTTTGAGAGTTGGAGAAGCAaatggagagagagatcagagagagagagagagagagagagagacagaggggggggggggggggggggggggggggggggggggggggggtggggggagatAGAGGTATGTGGCTTCATGCATGGCGTTCTATTTGAATACAGTATGCAGAACTAGGATACGTGGCCGTAAAAGACTGAATTTAAGGAAACTGcatgataaaaaaaaggggCTCTAAGCCTCTAAGAATCAGGGTTTTGCATTATTTTATGGCGTGCCTGCAGCAGCCAGACGCGATCTTTGTTTTACACACAAATTACTCTTCTATGGTTGATGGGAAACTGTCATGtgatcgaaataaaattaaacccaCTTTGAAGGATTACTAGTAGCATTTTCAAACAGAGAGGTAGTCAAGATGTGATAAGGGACAAATCACAAATggcataaattaattaaagaatcaACTCAAGGTAATCTCCAGAGGCAGTATTCACAGCGAATATTATTGGTTTgattaattttccttttccattatcatcaaatttattaaagagTAATGCAATATACAAGGACAGTCCACGGAATCAGAATTTTCCATTTGGAGTGGCCAAAATATGAATCaggaatataatttatttttagtagAAGTTAATCTTAGTTTTTTAGCCTAAAAATACATAGATATTtaactcaataaaaaaaaatttaaagaaaatttaaaaaccaaGGAGGCCACCTCTTAGTCTATATATCACTTTTTAATCTTATAATTATTCTACAATGCACGTTGATATAGCAATCTCAATTACCTCttggattaatttttgttaaaaaaaaaaatctaaaaattaattataactaTCACATCAATATTGTAGGCCACATTGCTTTATAATATGTGTCGTCACTTGGTTGACGGTCTTTGACTATCTTATAGTCACTCGACCAAGTATCTCATGCATGCGTTACCCATCACGTAAGCCAATTCATGGCTACTCCACACTCCACTTGTAACACCTTGGTCAAAAGAAAGGCGATAATAAGTTAAAAAAGCCATGATTCATGTATAACTTAACATCAACTATTGCACAACTCCAAGGCACATTGAGGTGTGACTCATATTTATCTATGTAGCACTAGCTACTATTATACTCTATgtacatgatatatatatatattttctttttctttttctcttgtaaaaccacaaacttaattaattatttaacacCAAAGCAATAGAAAACAACATAACTTCATATTAACTTAACTTAATTACAACATGTTCCATACTTTTAACTTATATAGGATATATATTGCAAAATTCTACAGGATCATAAGGGCGGACTGCGCACATGCAGACCCACATATGACATATCCTAACCCTCAAAAAAGAAAGCTGGTGTCCATTATGAAATCTCAAAAGTTTGACCCCGGCCGGCCTACGTACGTTAATCCTACGAGTCAAATTTATCAATCAACTAATCAGGGTAGTTTTAGATGATGATCAATCATAATCTAAGAATCTCATTTTAAAATGATGTTTTCAAGACCGTGAGTGGGTTGATTGAAGGAAGGGTCTTTATTCAATTTGATGAATAATTAACAAAAACTGGCTCTCTTCGGTTTGGCTGCTCGCGCCACGTGGCGCAATGccttttgtgtttttactttGTGACGAATGTAAGCGACCGTTTGAGGTTTCTGAACAGAAACGGTGCGTttaacttctctctctctctctctctctctctctctcgctctcgcgGACATACGCGCACACGGAATGTTGCGGAAACCTTCTTTTCTAGGAACCTGGAAGCACAGTCGCTGGAGAAAAAGCTTGAAGCCCTTCACAACCCTTTATCAGCCGCCGGAAAGCCCTCGCAACCGCATCGTTTCCACCAACATTTCCATAACTCGGTACTGCAAAATTGGCCAACTAGACATTGCTCGCAAACTGTTTGATGAGATGCCGGAACGAACTGTTGTTTCATGGAACACCATGGTTTCTGGATACTCCAAATGGGGAAAATACGATGAAGCTCTAAAACTAGCTTCAACTATGCATCATAGCAATATGAAGCTCAACGAGATCACTTTTTCGACTATACTAAGTGCGTGCGCACATTTGGAATCGGTGTACGAGGGAAAAGAGCTTCATTGTTTGGTTTTGAAATCTGGGTTTGATGGATTTGAGCTTTTGAGTAGCGCATTGTTGTACTTTTACGCGAACTGCATTGAAATTGAAGGAGCTAAGCGGGTGTTTGACGAGTTGCGTGATGAAAATCAGTTGTTGTGGAGTTTGATGCTAGTAGGGTATGTGCGATGTAACTTAATGAGTGAGGCTTTGGATGTATTTAAAAGGATGCCATCCCGGGATGTTGTGGCGTGGACTACATTGATTTCCGGATATATGAGGAGGGAGGATGGGTGTGAAAGAGCTTTGGAGTTGTTTAGGAGAATGAGAGGGAGTAGTGACGTGATGCCTAATGAGTTTACATTGGATTGCGTTATAAGGGCTTGTGGGAGATTAGGAAGCCTAAGTGAAGGGAGAGTTGTCCATGGGCTTTTGATCAAATATGGGTTTGAATTTGATCAGTCGATTGGTGGTGCGTTGATTGAATTTTATTGTGGTTGTGAAGCTATTGAGGATGCCAGGATAGTTTATGATAGGATTGGAAACCCATGTTTAAATGCTACCCATTCGCTTATTGTGGGGCTTATATTGATGGGTAGGATTGAAGATGCTGAGCTGATTTTTAATAGACTGATTGAAAAGA contains the following coding sequences:
- the LOC133857850 gene encoding uncharacterized protein LOC133857850 gives rise to the protein MVKLASAREGRMYGPRLARSRSEYINAGLYVFATIVLLSGFAAQFSGEPKSGLVLLLIAVALIIMVNVHDLVAHLAGVDYRLQLMGFDPQLALVELAVPLVQVLGSLLFFLGILFLFIQEEKGYGYFKLEKHGMNMLIAGSVLWMLGSIHNSCQIYERAGGHVQILQHGVLIPFLMGSLLFVVGAILNSHEQSGSIHHGLELLGLTWIWLGIFGSILFFVGGLINVVKVYTMQQIEGLRLEKLRGGAQERLSQEREGQLPLIIEEQRTRQRQAEEAGLVPGPTPYKDVLVGQS